One region of Gigantopelta aegis isolate Gae_Host unplaced genomic scaffold, Gae_host_genome ctg2539_pilon_pilon:::fragment_2, whole genome shotgun sequence genomic DNA includes:
- the LOC121391483 gene encoding tigger transposable element-derived protein 1-like, with protein sequence MDNAPSHIIPKKLSNIKIHFLPPTTTSHLQPLDAGIIQAFKGQYRRMQLQRLVQCIDDNKTGKDLQLPLSDGIRFVKHAWDIVSATTIKNCWIHTGVVPRDRHTDLHQAPANETTAVCYLVTSRAGFQSTNS encoded by the coding sequence ATGGACAATGCACCAAGCCATATCATCCCAAAGAAACTGTCAAACATTAAAATTCACTTTCTGCCACCAACCACGACGAGCCATCTTCAACCACTCGATGCCGGCATTATCCAAGCTTTCAAGGGACAGTACAGGCGAATGCAACTTCAACGACTGGTACAGTGTATTGATGACAACAAGACCGGTAAAGATCTGCAGCTACCACTGAGTGACGGCATTCGTTTTGTGAAACATGCTTGGGATATCGTCAGTGCCACCACCATCAAAAATTGTTGGATTCACACAGGGGTCGTTCCTCGGGACCGTCATACCGACTTGCACCAAGCTCCAGCCAATGAAACGACAGCGGTTTGCTATTTGGTGACGTCACGGGCCGGCTTTCAATCGACGAACAGCTGA